The following proteins are encoded in a genomic region of Bradyrhizobium sp. SK17:
- a CDS encoding NADH-quinone oxidoreductase subunit M, which translates to MTTWPILSVTTFLPAVGAILVYLLARGGDETASRTARWISLWTTLITFAVSLILVSRFDPAQTDFQFVEKASWLATGITYHMGVDGISLPLIILTTAIMPLCIIASWKSVTQRVGEYMMAFLILETLMIGTFSALDLVLFYLFFEGGLIPMFLIIGVWGGPRRVYASFKFFLYTFLGSVLMLLAIMALYWNAGTTDIPTLMHTAVPRSMQTWAWLAFFASFAVKMPMWPVHTWLPDAHVEAPTAGSVILAAILLKMGGYGFLRFSLPMFPLASHDFAPFVFVLSVIAIIYTSLVAMMQEDMKKLIAYSSVAHMGFVTMGIFAVTTQGVAGGMFQMISHGIVSGALFLCVGVVYDRMHTREIAAYGGLVNRMPLYALTFMVFTMANVGLPGTSGFVGEFMTLLGTFKISLPTAFFATTGVILSACYALWLYRKVVFGALVKPSLMSIKDLTFRECVTLFPLIALTILFGVYPKPVLDMSAASVQQLVNNYQTAVTAVKAAALTVQ; encoded by the coding sequence ATGACAACCTGGCCCATCCTTTCGGTCACGACCTTCCTGCCGGCGGTCGGTGCGATCCTGGTCTATCTGCTGGCGCGGGGCGGTGACGAGACCGCCAGCCGCACGGCGCGCTGGATTTCACTGTGGACCACGCTGATCACCTTCGCGGTGTCGCTGATCCTGGTGTCGCGCTTCGATCCCGCGCAGACCGACTTCCAGTTCGTCGAGAAGGCCTCCTGGCTCGCCACCGGCATCACCTACCATATGGGTGTCGACGGCATCTCGCTGCCCCTGATCATCCTGACCACCGCGATCATGCCGCTCTGCATCATCGCGAGCTGGAAGTCGGTGACGCAGCGCGTCGGCGAATACATGATGGCGTTCCTGATCCTGGAAACGCTGATGATCGGCACCTTCTCGGCGCTCGATCTCGTGCTGTTCTATTTGTTCTTCGAGGGCGGCCTGATCCCGATGTTCCTGATCATCGGCGTCTGGGGCGGCCCGCGCCGGGTCTATGCGTCGTTCAAGTTCTTCCTCTACACGTTCCTCGGCTCGGTGCTGATGCTGCTCGCCATCATGGCGCTGTACTGGAACGCCGGCACCACCGACATCCCGACCCTGATGCACACCGCGGTGCCGCGTTCGATGCAGACCTGGGCGTGGCTCGCCTTCTTCGCCTCGTTCGCGGTGAAGATGCCGATGTGGCCGGTGCACACCTGGTTGCCGGACGCGCACGTCGAGGCGCCCACGGCAGGCTCGGTGATCCTGGCCGCGATCCTCTTGAAGATGGGCGGCTACGGCTTCCTGCGCTTCTCGCTGCCGATGTTCCCGTTGGCCAGCCACGACTTCGCGCCGTTCGTGTTCGTGCTGTCGGTCATCGCCATCATCTACACCTCGCTGGTGGCGATGATGCAGGAGGACATGAAGAAGCTGATCGCCTACTCCTCGGTCGCGCATATGGGCTTCGTCACCATGGGCATCTTCGCGGTGACCACGCAGGGCGTCGCCGGCGGCATGTTCCAGATGATCTCGCACGGCATCGTCTCGGGCGCGCTGTTCCTCTGCGTCGGCGTGGTCTACGACCGCATGCACACCCGCGAAATCGCGGCCTATGGCGGCCTCGTCAACCGGATGCCGCTCTACGCGCTGACCTTCATGGTGTTCACCATGGCCAATGTCGGTCTGCCCGGCACCTCGGGCTTCGTCGGCGAGTTCATGACCTTGCTCGGCACCTTCAAGATCTCGCTGCCGACGGCGTTCTTCGCCACCACCGGCGTCATCCTGTCGGCCTGCTACGCGCTCTGGCTCTATCGCAAGGTGGTGTTCGGCGCGCTGGTCAAGCCGTCCTTGATGTCGATCAAGGATCTCACCTTCCGCGAATGCGTGACGCTGTTCCCGCTGATCGCGCTGACCATCCTGTTCGGCGTCTATCCCAAGCCGGTGCTCGACATGTCGGCGGCCTCGGTACAGCAGCTCGTCAACAATTACCAAACCGCCGTGACTGCCGTGAAGGCAGCCGCGCTGACCGTCCAGTAA